In Desulfocurvus vexinensis DSM 17965, the DNA window TTGCAGTTCCTGGGGCCGGGCAAAGAGACCCTGGATCTGTCCGGGACCATCTACCCGCACTACAAGGGTGGCCTAGGCCAGCTCGACGCCATGCGCGCCGAGGCGGGCAAAGGCGAGCCGCTGATCCTGGTGGACGGCCAGGGGCGGG includes these proteins:
- a CDS encoding phage tail protein, coding for MATRIMMALGSYRFSMDTAAYQDFRRQTSFRWTEQDRVGRAPALQFLGPGKETLDLSGTIYPHYKGGLGQLDAMRAEAGKGEPLILVDGQGR